One part of the Eucalyptus grandis isolate ANBG69807.140 chromosome 10, ASM1654582v1, whole genome shotgun sequence genome encodes these proteins:
- the LOC104423031 gene encoding inactive protein kinase SELMODRAFT_444075 encodes MSQQNKQGKPEKETTDVGESVVVAVKASREIPRTALVWALTHVVRPGNCILLLVVVPQPNSGRRLWGFPRFAGDCASGSSKYYTGSSAEQKSDITDSCSQMILQLHNIYDPNKINVKIKIVSGSPCGTVAAEAKKARASWVVLDKQLKHEEKQCLEELQCNIVVMKRLQPKVLRLNLVGSLKKESDHAGTMTSEMDQALDKHHSCKSNASNSIRGPAVTPSSSPESGTVFTNNTEVGTSSVSSSDPGTTSPFFTSEMTREIRKQELMSIEESKNLDQCTSDSESETQSLSSTSLRFDSWMAEVLSSHCQPSRCSQEDSVGVRTNNKAHMPVLKTSPNEFSKQDGKIDMSAPNHRNDLEYNGNVREATSVSRHALPGPPPLCSICQHKAPVFGKPPKWFSYAELELATGGFSKANFLAEGGFGSVHRGVLPDGQVVAVKQHKLASSQGDQEFCSEVEVLSCAQHRNVVMLIGFCIEDHRRLLVYEYICNGSLDSHLYGCHQEPLEWSSRQKIAIGAARGLRYLHEECRVGCIIHRDMRPNNILLTHDFEPLVGDFGLARWQPDGDIGVETRVLGTFGYLAPEYAQTGHITEKADVYSFGVVLIELVTGRKAVDLNRPKGQQCLAEWARPLLEEYAIHELIDPRLGDQFSEQEVYCMLHAASLCIRRDPESRPRMSQVLRILEGDMHIDGDYMSIAGIDVGSHSGRIRDEQQYHSGPLLDETGQAFSRKLSLHALNTSLRERDRARRRSYGDGL; translated from the exons ATGAGTCAACAGAATAAGCAAGGCAAGCCGGAAAAGGAGACGACTGATGTGGGGGAAAGCGTGGTTGTTGCTGTCAAGGCATCTAGAGAAATTCCTAGGACTGCTCTCGTGTGGGCACTGACCCATGTCGTTCGACCTGGGAACTGCATACTGTTGTTGGTTGTGGTTCCTCAGCCAAATTCAG GTAGAAGATTGTGGGGTTTCCCAAGATTTGCTGGGGATTGTGCTAGCGGTAGTTCAAAGTATTACACAGGATCTAGTGCAGAGCAGAAAAGTGATATCACAGACTCCTGTTCCCAGATGATCCTTCAGCTCCATAATATCTACGATCCGAATAAG ATAAATGTCAAGATAAAGATTGTCTCTGGATCTCCTTGTGGGACTGTGGCTGCTGAGGCCAAGAAAGCTCGAGCTAGTTGGGTGGTATTAGACAA ACAGCTGAAGCATGAGGAAAAACAATGCCTGGAGGAGCTACAGTGCAATATTGTGGTTATGAAGCGGTTGCAACCCAAGGTCCTCCGCTTGAATCTTGTGGGATCACTGAAAAAGGAATCTGATCATGCCGGTACGATGACTTCTGAGATGGATCAAGCATTGGATAAGCATCACAGTTGTAAAAGCAATGCTTCAAATTCTATCCGAGGGCCAGCAGTGACTCCAAGTAGTAGTCCGGAATCAGGGACGGTCTTCACAAATAATACTGAAGTGGGGACATCATCAGTGTCCAGCTCTGATCCTGGAACAACTTCCCCATTTTTCACCTCAGAAATGACtagagaaataagaaaacaagaatTAATGTCCAtagaagaatcaaagaatcTTGATCAATGTACTTCAGACTCAGAAAGCGAAACTCAGTCACTATCTTCAACGAGCTTGAGGTTTGATTCGTGGATGGCAGAAGTTCTTAGTTCTCACTGTCAACCCTCGAGATGCTCTCAAGAAGACTCTGTAGGAGTAAGAACAAATAATAAGGCCCATATGCCAGTATTGAAGACATCGCCAAATGAGTTTTCAAAACAGGATGGAAAAATTGATATGAGTGCGCCAAACCATAGGAATGATTTGGAATACAATGGAAATGTGAGAGAAGCAACTTCAGTATCCAGACATGCGCTTCCTGGTCCCCCTCCATTGTGTTCCATATGCCAGCACAAGGCCCCCGTTTTTGGTAAACCTCCAAAATGGTTTAGCTATgctgagctcgagcttgctacTGGAGGATTTTCAAAGGCTAATTTCTTGGCAGAGGGAGGTTTTGGATCTGTGCATAGAGGGGTACTTCCAGATGGCCAGGTGGTTGCCGTCAAGCAACACAAATTGGCTAGTTCTCAGGGGGATCAAGAGTTCTGTTCAGAAGTTGAGGTCCTGAGCTGCGCTCAACACCGAAATGTTGTTATGCTGATTGGATTTTGTATAGAGGACCATAGAAGGCTATTGGTTTATGAGTACATATGCAATGGTTCATTGGATTCGCACCTTTATG GCTGTCATCAAGAGCCATTAGAATGGTCATCACGGCAAAAGATCGCCATTGGAGCTGCTCGAGGACTACGGTATCTTCATGAAGAATGTAGAGTGGGTTGCATTATCCACCGTGATATGCGGCCGAACAACATCCTTTTGACTCATGATTTCGAACCTTTG GTCGGTGATTTTGGACTGGCAAGGTGGCAACCTGATGGAGATATCGGCGTAGAAACACGAGTACTTGGAACTTTTGG GTATTTGGCTCCAGAGTATGCGCAAACAGGCCATATCACAGAAAAAGCTGATGTGTATTCATTTGGGGTGGTCTTGATCGAGCTGGTGACGGGAAGAAAAGCAGTAGATCTTAACAGGCCCAAGGGCCAGCAGTGTTTAGCAGAGTGG GCACGCCCTTTGTTGGAAGAGTATGCAATTCATGAATTGATTGACCCTCGCTTAGGAGATCAATTTTCAGAGCAAGAGGTTTATTGCATGCTCCATGCCGCATCACTATGTATTCGACGGGATCCCGAGTCAAGACCTCGCATGTCACAG GTGCTTCGAATCCTGGAAGGGGACATGCACATAGACGGCGATTACATGTCGATTGCGGGGATCGATGTTGGAAGCCATAGCGGAAGAATCCGGGACGAGCAGCAATACCACAGCGGTCCTTTGTTGGATGAAACCGGGCA
- the LOC104424139 gene encoding ABC transporter C family member 8 has product MEMWYAAETSLDVVTIRAFNTVDIFFCNFLKLVDADAKLFFHSNGLMEWPVLRVEALQNLTLLTAALLLVLLAKGYVPPGLVGLSLSYAFTLTGAHVLVTRWHCYFSNYIISVERIKQFMHMPSEPEGVLENHRPPSSWPSKVQIELEELEIRYRPNTPLVLKGITCTFKEGSRVGVVGRTGSGKLTLISPLFRLVEPASRNIYIDGLDITSIGLKDLRMKLSIIPQESTLFRGSVRTNIDLFGLYSDHEIWTVICTKEKCQLKATISSLPDQLDSSGDDEGENWSAGQRQLICLGRVLLRRNRILALDEATASIDSATDAVLQRIIRQEFSDCTVITVAHRVPTVIDSDTVMVLSYGKYMEYEEPTSTMETNSYFYKLLAEYWSSCRRSFYHNFGKYHC; this is encoded by the exons ATGgag ATGTGGTATGCAGCTGAGACATCCCTAGATGTGGTCACCATTAGAGCTTTTAACACGGTAGACATATTCTTCTGCAATTTCCTGAAACTTGTGGACGCAGATGCGAAACTTTTTTTCCATTCCAACGGACTAATGGAGTGGCCAGTTTTGAGAGTAGAAGCACTTCAGAACCTGACGCTGCTCACTGCTGCTCTTCTTCTGGTTCTACTCGCTAAGGGATATGTGCCTCCAG GGCTTGTGGGCCTATCTCTTTCTTATGCCTTTACTTTGACGGGTGCACATGTTCTTGTGACCCGGTGGCATTGCTACTTTTCAAATTACATCATCTCGGTCGAGCGGATCAAACAGTTCATGCACATGCCATCTGAGCCTGAAGGGGTCTTGGAGAATCATAGGCCACCGTCTTCATGGCCATCAAAGGTTCAGATTGAGCTGGAAGAACTAGAGATAC GGTACCGTCCCAACACACCGCTTGTGCTGAAGGGAATCACTTGCACATTCAAAGAAGGAAGCAGAGTCGGCGTTGTCGGAAGAACAGGAAGTGGGAAATTGACTCTGATCAGTCCATTATTTCGATTAGTTGAGCCAGCAAGCCGGAATATCTACATTGACGGGCTAGATATTACTTCCATTGGATTGAAGGACTTGAGAATGAAGCTCAGCATCATCCCTCAAGAGTCCACTTTGTTCAGAGGCAGTGTTAGGACTAACATTGACCTTTTTGGGCTTTACTCTGACCATGAGATTTGGACGGTAATATGCACAAAA GAAAAATGTCAGCTCAAGGCCACAATTAGCAGCCTTCCGGATCAGCTCGATTCTTCCGGTGA TGATGAAGGAGAGAATTGGAGTGCTGGGCAGAGGCAGCTAATATGCTTGGGACGAGTTCTATTGAGGAGGAACAGAATCCTAGCTCTTGATGAAGCCACTGCTTCGATTGATTCAGCAACTGATGCTGTTCTTCAGAGGATAATCAGGCAAGAGTTCTCAGATTGCACTGTGATCACTGTGGCTCACAGAGTCCCCACTGTCATAGATAGTGACACGGTCATGGTCCTCTCTTACGGTAAGTATA TGGAGTATGAGGAGCCCACAAGTACGATGGAGACCAACTCCTACTTCTACAAGCTGCTAGCTGAATACTGGTCAAGTTGCAGGAGAAGCTTCTACCACAATTTTGGCAAATATCACTGCTAA